Sequence from the Thalassoglobus sp. JC818 genome:
GAGACACCCGCCGGGCAGGCTGCTTCACATTCATAGGTGTTGCTGCAGCCTCCGAAGCCTTCTTGGTCCATTTGAGCGACCATGTTCACAACGCGTTGTGACCGTTCTGGGTCTCCCTGAGGAAGCTGTGCCAAGTGGGAAACTTTCGCCGATGTGAAGAGCATCGCCGAAGCGTTTTTGCATGCTGCGACACATGCTCCGCAGCCAATGCAAACAGCAGCATCGAGGGAACTTTCCTGATCCTGTCGTGGGATCGGCAAACAGTTCCCGTCCTGAGCCTGACCTGTGTTGACCGAAACGAATCCGCCGGACTCAATGATGCGATCGAAGGCAGATCGATCGACGGCGAGGTCTTTGATCACGGGGAACGGGTTGGCTCGCCATGGTTCGATGACGATTGTTTGCCCGCTCTTGAATCGACGCATGTGCAGCTGGCAGGTCGTTGTTTCTTTGTCCGGGCCGTGCGCTTGACCGTTGATCATCACGCCGCACGTTCCACAAATTCCTTCACGACAATCGTGGTCGAACGCAACCGGCTCTTCTCCAGCAGCGACCAACTGTTCGTTGAGAACGTCGAGCATCTCAAGGAACGACATGTGGGTCGAAATCCCATTCACTTTGTAATCCACGAATCGCCCACGGCTGTCTGGGCCGTCCTGGCGCCACACTCGAAGTGTCAGGTTCAGATTCTGGTCAGAGTGGCTCATGGTCAGATCAATCGAGAAAAAAGGATGGGTGACTGCCGCAACCTGGGGCTTGATTCGCTACTTGTAACTTCGGGTTGTGAGTTTGACGTTTTCAAACTCCAGCGGTTCAACGTGCCGCTTCGAATCGCCGTTTGGAACGTGTTCCCAGGCAGCAACGTGGGCGAAGTTCTCGTCGTCGCGCTGAGCTTCACCTTCTGATGTTTGATGCTCTTCCCGGAAATGGCCGCCGCACGATTCTTCACGCGTGAGAGCGTCCTGAGCAAAGACCTCAGAAAACTCGAGGAAGTCGGCCACGCGTCCCGCCATTTCAAGCTGTTGATTAAACGACTCTCCGCTGCCGGGAATCCGGATCTGCTTCCAGAACTGCTCGCGAATCATGCGAATCTTGTCGGTTGCCTGCTTCAGTCCTTCAGCATTTCGGGCCATTCCGCAGTAGTCCCACATGATTTGTCCAAGCTCGCGATGGAAGCTTTGAACGGTGCGGGTTCCATTGATGCGGAGAAGCTTATCGACTCGCTCCTTGGCTTCGTTCTTGGTTTCTTCGAAGCGAGGATGAGCGGTCGTGACCGGCTTGATGGTTCGTCCGGCGAGGTGATGACCAATCGTGTACGGAGCGATGAAGTATCCGTCAGCAAGTCCCTGCATCAGGGCACTCGCTCCCAGTCGGTTGGCTCCGTGGTCGGAGAAGTTGGCTTCACCGAGAACGAACAATCCAGGAATGGTGCTTTCGAGGTTGTAGTCGACCCAAAGTCCACCCATGGTGTAGTGCACCGCTGGGTAAATCCGCATCGGAGTCTTGTATGGGTTTTCGTCGGTGATCTTCTGGTACATGTGGAAGAGGTTGCCATACTTGCTGCGAATGGCATCTTCTCCCTGTTCCTGAATAGCTCGTCGGAAATCGAGGAAAACAGCCGTTCCTGTTTCACCGACTCCGTAGCCTTCGTCGCAGCGTTCTTTGGCTGCACGACTTGCAACATCGCGAGGCACCATGTTCCCGAAGGCAGGGTACCGGCGTTCGAGGTAATAATCTCGATCTTCTTCCGGAATGTCCTGAGGCGATCTGCTGTCCTGAGGGTCTTTCGGAACCCAGACGCGCCCGTCGTTTCGAAGACTTTCACTCATCAGAGTGAGTTTCGATTGGTAGTCCCCTTTGACCGGGATGCAAGTCGGATGGATCTGCGTAAAGCATGGATTGGCGAAAAACGCCCCGCGCCTGTGACATCGCCAAGCTGCGGTGACGTTACAACCCTTCGCATTGGTCGACAGGTAAAACGCATTTCCGTAGCCCCCGGTGCAGACGAGCACAGCGTGGGCAGCATGAGTTTCGAACTCACCAGTCTTCAGGTTTCGGCAGACGATACCGCGTGCCATGCCATCGACAGTGACAAGGTCGAGCATTTCCCGGCGAGGGTACATTTTGACCTTGCCCGCTGAGACTTGTCGCATTAGTGAACTGTAAGCTCCGAGGAGGAGCTGTTGTCCGGTCTGGCCACGGCAGTAAAAAGTTCGCGATACCTGAGCCCCACCGAAGGTCCGGTTTGCAAGCAGTCCGCCATATTCTCGGGCGAACGGAACTCCCTGAGCGACACACTGATCGATGATTGATCCGCTGACTTCTGCGAGGCGATACACGTTCGCTTCGCGCGCACGGAAGTCTCCCCCTTTGATGGTGTCGTAGAAGAGCCGGTGGACGGAATCACCATCGTTCGGGTAATTCTTCGCAGCGTTGATTCCCCCTTGAGCAGCGATGCTGTGGGCACGGCGAGGGGAGTCCTGATAGCAGAAGGCTTTGACGTTGTAGCCCAGTTCTCCCAGTGACGCTGCCGCAGCTGCGCCGGCGAGTCCGGTGCCGACGACGATGATGTCGAACCGACGCTTGTTGTTCGGAGAAACGAGTTTCATCTCGTTTTTGTGCTTCTGCCACTTTTCCGAAAGCGGGCCGCCGGGGACATTTGAGTGAAGTTCCGTTTGACTCATCGTCAATTTCCTGCCAGGCATTTTTCAACAGCGAGCAGTGTTGTTCCCGAGGTGTTGTTTCGGAACTGAAGAATCAATCTTCTGACTGCTGCGACTTCACAAACAACTGAAACTAATGGCCGGTTGTCACCGTTCCGACGAACTGAAACCACTCAGGGTACATTTGAGCCATCACCGGAAAGCTGCTGAAACCAAGAGCGACAACAACTCCGAAGATGCGTGAAATCACTTCGACTCCCGAAGTGTATTTTGGGTGATTGAATCCGATCGTCTGACACGCACTCGCTAGACCGTGAGAAACGTGAATTCCTAACGCGATGGCGCCTGCCATGTAAATGATGAGTCGAGTTCCGTCCGAGACAATCAAGCCAGCTTTCTGGGCGGGAGTCATGCCTTCGAGTCCCCAGCCGATCTCCAATTTGAAATCGGAAATGTGGACAACCAGGAAGAGCATCCCCACCAGGCCGGTGACCATCATCGTGTAGTCGGGGGCGAGAAGCAGTGGAAGTGCACGGTCATCTCGTTTTGACTCGTTCTTCCGATATCCGGTTTTGCGTGACGATTTGTTCTCCCAGGTCGTCGCAAATGCGAGCACGATATGGAGAGCGAAGGCCGCAAAGAGAAGAGTTTCTGCCAGAATCAGAAACTCTTCGTTGCTGTGCAGGGCGTGTGCATACTTGTCGTACGCCTCTCCGCCGACATAAAGCAACAAGTTCCCTGAAAGGTGCACGACCAGGAAGAAACAGAGGAACAGCCCCGTGAGCGCCATGACGAACTTGCGTCCCACGGTAGACTTCAGAAAGCCAGTGAGCCAGCTCAATTTCGGCTCCTTCAATTTCGATGCCGTCAAAGATTCGAGGTCAACGTCACTCAATGCAGAGTATCGGATGAGCAAACGGTAACCCTTTTGCCATCGCAACTTCGGCGGATTATAGGGGTTCGGTCCACATCTGCAACGTCCGATTCACTGCAGTTTTGTTAACTCTCAGCATTGAATTCGCCTGCGTCGTAGCGTTCCCAAAATTCAGAAGGGGACATCGGTCGAGCGACGCCGTCGAATGAAGTGTCAATTTGCTGGAGAGAACTCATGTTCCGGATTGCTTCGATTCCGGTTGTGATGAGATTCGGAGTGAAAATCAGCCGTTCGAGTTGCAGGTCGGCAAGTGGGCTCAAGTCTGTGACCTGGGTTCGCGAAATGTTCAGCCGTTTGAGAGTGGTCATTCCCGAAAGTGCATTCAGGTTGTTCACAGCGCTTCCTTCGACATCCAGACTTACCAACCCGTGGTCCGAAATCCCTGTGAGGTCCTTCACGTTGGTGTTTCTCATCCAGAGGGTTCCAAGCTTCATGGACTGGACGGTTTTCAGGTTTTCGACTGGCGTGTCACAAAGATTGAGTTCGTCGAGCTGTTTGCCGGTGAGGATCGAAAGGTCTTCCACCGGGCATTTGTTCAGCCATAAGACTTTCAACGGGCTCGATGCCAGGGGGGAAATGTCGAGAACTTTCGCTCCTTCGAGATAAAGGTGAGTCAGCTTCGTGTTGCCTTCGAGGAATGACAGATCTTCCAGTTGCGAACGTGTCGCATCGAGGTGTTCAAGCGGAGCACCTGTCAGTGGGGACATGTCTGAAATGTCGGTTTCCGCAATTCCCATGCGTTCGATCTTCATCCCTTCGAGTGGAGACAGGTCGGTGACACGCGTTTGGGAAAGGTTTAATACCTTGAGAGGGAGCCCTCGCAATGGTTCGAGCGTTGTGATTCCGCTGTTTCCAAGGTCTGCGACCGTGAAGTTCCGACCGGTCTTTTCGAAGTGAGCGTTCTCGTTGGCTCCAAGTTGCCTGCGGAGTTCGTCCGCAGTCAGCATTTTCGGGACTTCACTTTCGCCGTCGGATGTTTGTTCGTCCGGTTTGACGGCATTGAAAGATGAGGCCGAGTTGTCAGAACTTTCGCTCGTCGGGTTTTCGCTACAGCCAGAAACTGTCAACGAAAAAGCAAGGCACCCAAGCAACAAGTTGACGCGCTGCCTCTCAGTGAAACGACGGCGTTGAGTCTGAGTGAAATGTCGTTGTTGCTTCGCCATTGATGTGGCTTTCTCGTGATTCGAGCAAAATGGGCAGTGAAAAAAATCTGGCGTTTGTTGATTCAACCGCAGAGAAGTCGATCGGTTGCCGTTCGATTTACTTGGGTTTGATTGCACCCGATTCGAGGTCTTTGACGACTTCTGCCAGAACAGCCGGATCTTCAGAAGCAATGACGTGCTGAATGCGACCGCCTGGGACGTCGAGCCGTTCCATCGCTTCCTGTGCCGAGTTCCAAAGCTTGGCTTTCTGTTTGGCACCGGTGGCGAGGTAGAGGCTGGTGACCAACTCGCTCAGGCGTTGGCTGTCGATCTGTTCCCGGTTCTCGTAGTAACGGGAAATAACTTTTTTCTGGTAGTTGGAATATTCACGAGGCATGGGATTGTCCTGAGTTCGAATGAGATCACATTGTAGCCAATCGGCGCTGAGGATGAAGTTGCTCCACGCTGGCGAGTTTTTTTCGTGTCAGTCAACGTGTTACGATTGAAGATCGGACGATCGACGAATGGCTGGGAGACTTTTGTGAATCAACTGGGAAAACGCCCATGGCTGGAAGAAATCAGTCGGATGGTGGATCAACACGCCGAGCACGTTCGGGAGATCCGGCGATTTCTTCATCAGCACCCTGAGCCAAGCGGCGAAGAGTTTCACACGACGGCGTTTTTCCTTGAGAAACTCAAAGAGCTGGATGTGCAAGCTGTCGTCGGGCCGGGAAATCGCGGATTGATCATTGATGCACCAGGCCAAAAACCGGTGATCGCAATTCGCGGAGACATTGATGGGCTCCGCATTCAGGATCAGAAGACGACTAGCTACTGCAGCCAGGCGGACGGGTTGATGCATGCCTGCGGGCACGATG
This genomic interval carries:
- a CDS encoding succinate dehydrogenase cytochrome b subunit — translated: MSWLTGFLKSTVGRKFVMALTGLFLCFFLVVHLSGNLLLYVGGEAYDKYAHALHSNEEFLILAETLLFAAFALHIVLAFATTWENKSSRKTGYRKNESKRDDRALPLLLAPDYTMMVTGLVGMLFLVVHISDFKLEIGWGLEGMTPAQKAGLIVSDGTRLIIYMAGAIALGIHVSHGLASACQTIGFNHPKYTSGVEVISRIFGVVVALGFSSFPVMAQMYPEWFQFVGTVTTGH
- a CDS encoding succinate dehydrogenase/fumarate reductase iron-sulfur subunit, with translation MSHSDQNLNLTLRVWRQDGPDSRGRFVDYKVNGISTHMSFLEMLDVLNEQLVAAGEEPVAFDHDCREGICGTCGVMINGQAHGPDKETTTCQLHMRRFKSGQTIVIEPWRANPFPVIKDLAVDRSAFDRIIESGGFVSVNTGQAQDGNCLPIPRQDQESSLDAAVCIGCGACVAACKNASAMLFTSAKVSHLAQLPQGDPERSQRVVNMVAQMDQEGFGGCSNTYECEAACPAGVSVEHIARLNREYIKASFCSTAVPTTKSK
- a CDS encoding fumarate reductase/succinate dehydrogenase flavoprotein subunit, giving the protein MSQTELHSNVPGGPLSEKWQKHKNEMKLVSPNNKRRFDIIVVGTGLAGAAAAASLGELGYNVKAFCYQDSPRRAHSIAAQGGINAAKNYPNDGDSVHRLFYDTIKGGDFRAREANVYRLAEVSGSIIDQCVAQGVPFAREYGGLLANRTFGGAQVSRTFYCRGQTGQQLLLGAYSSLMRQVSAGKVKMYPRREMLDLVTVDGMARGIVCRNLKTGEFETHAAHAVLVCTGGYGNAFYLSTNAKGCNVTAAWRCHRRGAFFANPCFTQIHPTCIPVKGDYQSKLTLMSESLRNDGRVWVPKDPQDSRSPQDIPEEDRDYYLERRYPAFGNMVPRDVASRAAKERCDEGYGVGETGTAVFLDFRRAIQEQGEDAIRSKYGNLFHMYQKITDENPYKTPMRIYPAVHYTMGGLWVDYNLESTIPGLFVLGEANFSDHGANRLGASALMQGLADGYFIAPYTIGHHLAGRTIKPVTTAHPRFEETKNEAKERVDKLLRINGTRTVQSFHRELGQIMWDYCGMARNAEGLKQATDKIRMIREQFWKQIRIPGSGESFNQQLEMAGRVADFLEFSEVFAQDALTREESCGGHFREEHQTSEGEAQRDDENFAHVAAWEHVPNGDSKRHVEPLEFENVKLTTRSYK